The Gossypium hirsutum isolate 1008001.06 chromosome A03, Gossypium_hirsutum_v2.1, whole genome shotgun sequence genome contains the following window.
catgttaaCGTGGGTTCATGTCAACTTGGGTTATGTTAGAGGTTTGGATAATTGAGTTAGGTTGGGTCTTGATTCATgtcaatttcaaatttatgttaGTTTGGGTTCGTGTTAATTTTGTTTAGGTTGGGTCAAGATTTAGTTTAGTTTATTGGTCAGATTTTCGACTTTGGATGACAATCCCTAGTTCAGTAAGTTTTGATTGATTATATGCACtatcaatataaataaaatacaaacacattattataaatttaagggTGTGTTGGTACACcgtaattgtttgtaattatatTGACTTGGATTAAAATTCATAACATGCAACTATTTATAGTTATTAGAATAATTACTTTCAATTTCCTAAAAAATTAgagtatatttatttatattcaatcTCGTGGGATTTACTAATTATAGTAGTCAATTAAACATGCAATGAAACTAATCATAAGACATGTAATGATACGTTCCAGTTCTGGTTCAAATGGTAAGATTTTATTACCAGTTCGAGTCATATAACACTTATTACACGCACAACAGATTGAAGAAAATTAATCAAtatttgaacaaaatagaaacaaatagaaaataaagtCATATTTATAAATCTTACTTTGGCTGCTTATCTCTATCCAAAAATATACACTAAAAATTATTCAATCTTATATCGTTTTCCTCGACAATGGCGCTAACAACTTGACCAACTGCGCGTGTGCGCATTAAAACAACGATTTAGATAACAATTTTAAAAGCTTGGTTTTAGTGCTAGCTTACAGTGTcggttgtaatatttatagttccGATGAAACACAAAGTATTCCAAGTGGTCGAACCCAAAAGAAGAGGCGATTGGGCAATAACTAGTCTACACAATTCATAACAACATCAGGTTGCAAGAAATTAGATATtctattttagggactaaattgcaaagaatgtAAAAATAAAAGGGCCTATCTAATAATTAACTAATAGGAGTTGGTTGACTTCGATATGGTTCACCGAACCTCAGACTAGGGACATACATCGtgtatatttttacttatttaaccaAAAATAACGAAAAACTACACTAAATACACTATTTTCTTCAAGAAAAAGCTCCTTACGTATGTTGGAAAAGCATAATTTTCCAAGTGAATATATTGCAGTAGCAACAActgttaatcaagccatttggctaaagAAATTATTGATGGATTTGAATCTGATTTAAGGAGAAGCAATAGAGATATTTTGTGACAATTAATCTACAGTTGCAATTACAAAGAACCCTGTCTTCTATGTCAACACAAAGCACTTTAAgatcaaatatcattttatgaGAGAAGTGGAACAAATAAATGAAGTAAAGCTGATTTATTGCAGTTTTGAGGAACAACTTGCTGATATGCTGACAAAGCCccttttagctatcaaattagagAGCTTAAGGGACACTGTTGGTGTTTGCAGCAGAGGCCAAGGAGTGTTGTATGATGGCCAACTATGCAGTTGGATGTATTTTGGTGCATGCTAGTTCAGTTTAGTACAAAtgtaattcattttgtaaagatTGAACTTTGGTCAGTTTATGCACTGATGTGTTAGGTGCTTATTGATATGTTTAGTTTATGTAGAAGTTATGTCTTGTAATTTTCAAGATAGTTAGTGGTAATAGTTAGCATTTGGTTTGTATTTGGTAGTTGATTGACTTTAAAAGATGTAATAATTGATGAAATGAAGTGTGAGATCAATTTGCATTAATTTCTTCTAGTTTTATGTTTCCTTTTCTCACTTTGAATACTAACGTTTTCTAAAGAGTTCCTTACGATTTTTCATAATcagtttaattttcattttattggtAAAATAAGTCTGAACTTTAAAGTTCATCAGAGTCAATTAGAGTCCAGATTGATTttagtccaaaaaaaaaaaatcgtaATGATCTTAACTTGAGATTGatataaatatgatataaaactaaataaaattactaatattattaattatttcgaTTAAAATACTAACAACTTTTTATAAAAGAATTTCCAATTTTATTTCATCATGTCAACATGGAAATTATCTGTTTGTCATATAGAAAGGAGTGCTTTCAAGAAAAAGTCATGTATCATttttaactaattataaaaataggatttaattatgtgaaattaaagaatagggattaaattgaaatttaagtccAGTAAAAGAACCAAAACTAGAATTTGACCAATATAAGGAAAAAAGGAATCTAGGAAttacaaaacaaaagaaattgaCCGGTTAACGATCTTTTCCGGTCATGAAATAATAATCATTCCGATCTGAAAAGAAACGAAAAAAGATAATTCTTTTGGATAAATTTTCCCCTAAAAAATTCCCAAAGTCCCAGATTTTTTTTTCTGAGAAGTTTGATATCACGATCTGATTGGAAGGGGAGAAAATGGAGAAGGTGATGAATATGATAAAGCCAAAACCGAATCCACAACAGCTGTTAAGAGATTGGCAGCGTCGCCTTCGCCAGGAATGCCGAAACATCGAGCGCCAAATCAGAGGCaagtttcttctttttttatggaTCGTGGATTTCACGATTTTGGATTGACGGTTAGGGTTAATATTAGGTAAATTCTTTTATTATAGTTCAGATAttcaaagagaagagaaaaatgtaCAAAAAGCTATTAAAGATGCTGCCAAGAGAAATGACATGGTTTCTGCTAAGGTACTtcatttagtttttcttttttctaattttcttttgataaatTGTAATCCTGTTTTCGAATTAAATTTGGTTGCTAAAATTCAAGATTGAAGTTCTTTGCTAGTATTCTTTTACTGCATTAATTGTGTATGTCTGTGTATACATCTATGCATAAATCATAATTTCCATCAAAATTTACCTGCCCTTATATGAGGACAACCTAAACATTTGAAGTAGGCAAATTTTGACGGAATATGCTGATAATATTAATGATTAGACTAGTATTTTTAAATCGAAAAAGTGAAAGAATTAATTTCTAACTCTTTTAAGTGCAGGGACTAATTATCGAACTTTGTCAAAGTACATGGACTAGGAGCATATTTTGACCTAAATTTATCAGAAGTATTTCCGTACTCAACTATAATTGTTTTCATCCTTGAATGTTTGCAAACTGTAAACAATTATGCTCATTAGTAGCAAAGTTGGTTCTGGGATTTAGTTCTTAGTATTGATTCAAAAGTTTCTGGGATTTAGTTCTTAGTATTGATTCAAAAGTTCAACAATCATTTTTGTCTTAtagttttcatttcttttgtttatttcagTCACTCGCCATGGAAATTGTGAGATCCAGAAGAACAGTCAATCGTCTATATGAAAATAAGGCACAATTGAATTCAATATCAATGCACCTTGGGGAAAGTGTAGGTATGATGTTTTACATATTTGAGCTTACCTTTCTGTTCTGCTTATATGCACTTTTAATCATGGTGAAGAATGGTATTATCATCATGTGTCACTTGTTTTGCTTTTTATATTCTTGAATCTTAACTTTAGTGTTCTAATTTTTGGATGAACTACTTGTTTCTTAGATTGATTctcattattttttttgtattttcgaaAATGTTGCAGCAATTGCCCGTACAGTTGGGCATTTGTCCAAGAGTGCTGAGGTTATGAAGCTTGTCAATAACCTTATGAAGGCTCCAGAAGTGGCTGTCACAATGCAAGAGTTCAGCAAAGAGATGACCAAGGTTTCTTTACTACTTTTAAGTACCAAGGAAAATATCGATAAATGATTACCTTTTTCCGTATATTTTTAATGCGAATGGTATCCAACCTTTTATATTATATTGCCCTTGACTACAACTTGTGTTAGTCTGAGCTTTTGTTCTCCACTCTGGCCTTGTTGGTTACATGGGGTTTCCGTTGCTTATTATAACATAAAAGTTAGGGGATTCTCTAATAGCTTAAACCTTCTCTTTTATACGGTGATTTAATATGCTGGCTATATGGAACAAGACAACAGATAGTTACTTTTTATTAATATGTAGGCAGGTGTTATCGAGGAGTTTGTCAATGATGCTCTTGACAATGCGCTGGATTCTGAGGATATAGAGGAGGAGACGGAAGAAGAAGTTGACAAGGTCTTGACGGCAATTGCTGGTGAGACAGCTGCACAGCTTCCGGAGGCAGTCCGGAAGGAGAAGATGAAGCAGCCAGCTCAAGCTGCAGCGCAGGAGGTACGTGTGGCACAGGTGCTTTGTAACATAGCTCTAGCTAATCTTTTCTCATTAAACCTAAAGAGTTTGATTTGTTTCCCCCCTTTTCTTTAATGCTTTACAGGAAGAAGCTATAGCCGAAGGAGTTGATGACGAGGAAGAACTAGAAGAAATAAGGGCTCGTCTTGCAAAAGTTAGGTCATAACTTTTAATTCAAGCCTTCTGCCTTTGCCTTGAAATGGTGATCAGACTGATTAATGAGCTGCCTCTGGGTTCGGAC
Protein-coding sequences here:
- the LOC107963920 gene encoding vacuolar protein sorting-associated protein 24 homolog 1 isoform X2, which produces MEKVMNMIKPKPNPQQLLRDWQRRLRQECRNIERQIRDIQREEKNVQKAIKDAAKRNDMVSAKSLAMEIVRSRRTVNRLYENKAQLNSISMHLGESVAIARTVGHLSKSAEVMKLVNNLMKAPEVAVTMQEFSKEMTKAGVIEEFVNDALDNALDSEDIEEETEEEVDKVLTAIAGETAAQLPEAVRKEKMKQPAQAAAQEEEAIAEGVDDEEELEEIRARLAKVRS
- the LOC107963920 gene encoding vacuolar protein sorting-associated protein 24 homolog 1 isoform X1, with protein sequence MEKVMNMIKPKPNPQQLLRDWQRRLRQECRNIERQIRDIQREEKNVQKAIKDAAKRNDMVSAKSLAMEIVRSRRTVNRLYENKAQLNSISMHLGESVAIARTVGHLSKSAEVMKLVNNLMKAPEVAVTMQEFSKEMTKAGVIEEFVNDALDNALDSEDIEEETEEEVDKVLTAIAGETAAQLPEAVRKEKMKQPAQAAAQEVRVAQEEAIAEGVDDEEELEEIRARLAKVRS